A DNA window from Phragmites australis chromosome 11, lpPhrAust1.1, whole genome shotgun sequence contains the following coding sequences:
- the LOC133884433 gene encoding uncharacterized protein LOC133884433 — translation MVGGGEQSAIDPEAEDLERGERRRDAGEFAEAGDEEEDEESSQYFSDAEDRSWPSHSRHNSAAYEDYISPCASARASSVDADADADGEAAGEHCRKSSCVSECSLDDVDLEAGLAEIIKASPEKAEQNCRICHLGLESAAAESGVGITLGCSCKGDLSYAHKQCADTWFKIRGNKICEICSSTACNVFSDPEFSDQWSETNNIAAVQAPPAETRRFWQGHRFLNFLLACMLFAFVISWLFHFNVPG, via the exons ATGGTGGGCGGCGGAGAGCAGTCGGCGATCGACCCCGAGGCCGAGGACCTCGagcgcggcgagcggcggcgcgaTGCGGGTGAGTTCgcggaggccggcgacgaggaggaggacgaggaaagCAGCCAATACTTCTCGGACGCGGAGGACCGGTCGTGGCCATCGCACTCGCGCCACAACTCCGCCGCCTACGAGGACTACATCTCACCGTGCGCGTCGGCCCGCGCGAGCTCCgttgacgccgacgccgacgccgacggcgAGGCCGCCGGGGAGCACTGCAGGAAGTCGTCCTGCGTGTCGGAGTGCTCGCTGGACGACGTCGACCTGGAAGCCGGGCTGGCCGAGATCATAAAGGCCAGCCCCGAGAAGGCCGAGCAGAACTGCCGCATTTGCCACCTCGGCCTCGAGAGCGCGGCGGCCGAGTCCGGCGTCGGCATAACGCTCGGCTGCTCCTGCAAGGGCGACCTGTCCTACGCCCACAAGCAGTGCGCCGACACCTGGTTCAAGATCAGGGGCAACAA AATCTGTGAAATATGTAGCTCAACTGCATGCAATGTTTTTAGCGACCCGGAGTTCAGTGACCAGTGGAGTGAAACAAACAACATAGCTGCTGTGCAAGCACCACCAGCTGAAACTCGGAGGTTTTGGCAAGGGCATCGGTTCCTCAACTTCCTTCTTGCTTGCATGTTGTTTGCCTTTGTCATCTCTTGGCTCTTTCACTTCAACGTCCCGGGCTGA
- the LOC133884432 gene encoding phosphatidylinositol:ceramide inositolphosphotransferase-like isoform X2: MTMYIAREASKVWRKVTAEISAELPLLREKWRLLLAGLICQYIHGLAARGVHYLHRPGPLLQDLGFMALPELGQAKGYLSESLFSSIFISFVLWTFHPFIYHSKRFYTVLIWRRVLAFLVASQVLRIITFYSTQLPGPNYHCREGSKLATLPPPNSVLEVLLINFPRGVLFGCGDLIFSSHMIFTLVFVRTYHKYGSKRFIKLLAWLMAIIQSLLIIASRKHYTVDVVVAWYTVNLVVFFVDNKLPEMPDRTSGLPLLPLSTKEKDIRLKEERDNKLKDEFHKLLNGNHGDPTDRRAQMNGRHGEDINHALSEATANGT; this comes from the exons ATGACGATGTACATAGCGCGGGAGGCTTCCAAG GTATGGAGGAAGGTGACCGCAGAGATATCGGCGGAGCTGCCGCTACTGCGCGAGAAGTGGCGGCTGCTCCTCGCCGGACTGATTTGCCAG TATATTCATGGATTGGCTGCTCGAGGAGTGCATTATTTGCATCGACCTGGACCACTGCTCCAGGACTTGGGATTTATGGCCCTTCCA GAGCTTGGGCAAGCCAAAGGTTATCTTAGTGAGAGCTTATTTTCTTCCATCTTCATCTCATTTGTGTTG TGGACTTTTCATCCTTTTATTTATCACAGCAAACGTTTCTATACCGTGCTAATCTGGCGCAGGGTCCTCGCCTTTTTAGTT GCTTCACAGGTTTTAAGGATTATTACATTCTATTCAACACAGCTCCCGGGTCCAAATTATCACTGTCGTGAG GGCTCAAAATTGGCAACCCTTCCACCACCCAATAGTGTACTTGAAGTGCTCCTGATTAACT TTCCTCGTGGAGTACTTTTTGGCTGCGGTGATTTGATATTTTCATCTCACATGATTTTCACTCTCGTTTTCGTTCGAACATACCAtaaatatggttcaaaaag GTTTATTAAGCTCCTTGCTTGGTTGATGGCTATAATTCAGAGTCTTCTGATAATTGCTTCTCGCAAGCACTACACTGTCGATGTTGTTGTTGCATG GTATACTGTAAACTTAGTCGTATTCTTTGTAGACAACAAGCTCCCAG AAATGCCGGATCGGACGAGTGGGCTACCTTTGCTTCCATTGAGTACCAAAGAAAAGGATATTAGGTTGAAGGAGGAGAGAGACAACAAACTGAAGGATGAGTTCCATAAGTTGCTGAACGGGAACCATGGGGATCCCACTGATCGG CGGGCGCAGATGAACGGGAGGCACGGCGAAGACATCAATCACGCGCTCTCCGAGGCCACTGCCAATGGTACATGA
- the LOC133884432 gene encoding phosphatidylinositol:ceramide inositolphosphotransferase-like isoform X3: protein MTMYIAREASKVWRKVTAEISAELPLLREKWRLLLAGLICQYIHGLAARGVHYLHRPGPLLQDLGFMALPELGQAKGYLSESLFSSIFISFVLWTFHPFIYHSKRFYTVLIWRRVLAFLVASQVLRIITFYSTQLPGPNYHCREGSKLATLPPPNSVLEVLLINFPRGVLFGCGDLIFSSHMIFTLVFVRTYHKYGSKRFIKLLAWLMAIIQSLLIIASRKHYTVDVVVAWYTVNLVVFFVDNKLPEMPDRTSGLPLLPLSTKEKDIRLKEERDNKLKDEFHKLLNGNHGDPTDRMNGRHGEDINHALSEATANGT from the exons ATGACGATGTACATAGCGCGGGAGGCTTCCAAG GTATGGAGGAAGGTGACCGCAGAGATATCGGCGGAGCTGCCGCTACTGCGCGAGAAGTGGCGGCTGCTCCTCGCCGGACTGATTTGCCAG TATATTCATGGATTGGCTGCTCGAGGAGTGCATTATTTGCATCGACCTGGACCACTGCTCCAGGACTTGGGATTTATGGCCCTTCCA GAGCTTGGGCAAGCCAAAGGTTATCTTAGTGAGAGCTTATTTTCTTCCATCTTCATCTCATTTGTGTTG TGGACTTTTCATCCTTTTATTTATCACAGCAAACGTTTCTATACCGTGCTAATCTGGCGCAGGGTCCTCGCCTTTTTAGTT GCTTCACAGGTTTTAAGGATTATTACATTCTATTCAACACAGCTCCCGGGTCCAAATTATCACTGTCGTGAG GGCTCAAAATTGGCAACCCTTCCACCACCCAATAGTGTACTTGAAGTGCTCCTGATTAACT TTCCTCGTGGAGTACTTTTTGGCTGCGGTGATTTGATATTTTCATCTCACATGATTTTCACTCTCGTTTTCGTTCGAACATACCAtaaatatggttcaaaaag GTTTATTAAGCTCCTTGCTTGGTTGATGGCTATAATTCAGAGTCTTCTGATAATTGCTTCTCGCAAGCACTACACTGTCGATGTTGTTGTTGCATG GTATACTGTAAACTTAGTCGTATTCTTTGTAGACAACAAGCTCCCAG AAATGCCGGATCGGACGAGTGGGCTACCTTTGCTTCCATTGAGTACCAAAGAAAAGGATATTAGGTTGAAGGAGGAGAGAGACAACAAACTGAAGGATGAGTTCCATAAGTTGCTGAACGGGAACCATGGGGATCCCACTGATCGG ATGAACGGGAGGCACGGCGAAGACATCAATCACGCGCTCTCCGAGGCCACTGCCAATGGTACATGA
- the LOC133884432 gene encoding phosphatidylinositol:ceramide inositolphosphotransferase-like isoform X1 — translation MTMYIAREASKVWRKVTAEISAELPLLREKWRLLLAGLICQYIHGLAARGVHYLHRPGPLLQDLGFMALPELGQAKGYLSESLFSSIFISFVLWTFHPFIYHSKRFYTVLIWRRVLAFLVASQVLRIITFYSTQLPGPNYHCREGSKLATLPPPNSVLEVLLINFPRGVLFGCGDLIFSSHMIFTLVFVRTYHKYGSKRFIKLLAWLMAIIQSLLIIASRKHYTVDVVVAWYTVNLVVFFVDNKLPEMPDRTSGLPLLPLSTKEKDIRLKEERDNKLKDEFHKLLNGNHGDPTDRRQRAQMNGRHGEDINHALSEATANGT, via the exons ATGACGATGTACATAGCGCGGGAGGCTTCCAAG GTATGGAGGAAGGTGACCGCAGAGATATCGGCGGAGCTGCCGCTACTGCGCGAGAAGTGGCGGCTGCTCCTCGCCGGACTGATTTGCCAG TATATTCATGGATTGGCTGCTCGAGGAGTGCATTATTTGCATCGACCTGGACCACTGCTCCAGGACTTGGGATTTATGGCCCTTCCA GAGCTTGGGCAAGCCAAAGGTTATCTTAGTGAGAGCTTATTTTCTTCCATCTTCATCTCATTTGTGTTG TGGACTTTTCATCCTTTTATTTATCACAGCAAACGTTTCTATACCGTGCTAATCTGGCGCAGGGTCCTCGCCTTTTTAGTT GCTTCACAGGTTTTAAGGATTATTACATTCTATTCAACACAGCTCCCGGGTCCAAATTATCACTGTCGTGAG GGCTCAAAATTGGCAACCCTTCCACCACCCAATAGTGTACTTGAAGTGCTCCTGATTAACT TTCCTCGTGGAGTACTTTTTGGCTGCGGTGATTTGATATTTTCATCTCACATGATTTTCACTCTCGTTTTCGTTCGAACATACCAtaaatatggttcaaaaag GTTTATTAAGCTCCTTGCTTGGTTGATGGCTATAATTCAGAGTCTTCTGATAATTGCTTCTCGCAAGCACTACACTGTCGATGTTGTTGTTGCATG GTATACTGTAAACTTAGTCGTATTCTTTGTAGACAACAAGCTCCCAG AAATGCCGGATCGGACGAGTGGGCTACCTTTGCTTCCATTGAGTACCAAAGAAAAGGATATTAGGTTGAAGGAGGAGAGAGACAACAAACTGAAGGATGAGTTCCATAAGTTGCTGAACGGGAACCATGGGGATCCCACTGATCGG CGACAGCGGGCGCAGATGAACGGGAGGCACGGCGAAGACATCAATCACGCGCTCTCCGAGGCCACTGCCAATGGTACATGA
- the LOC133884102 gene encoding uncharacterized protein LOC133884102: MLAYDAPADSLDECLRLGESTIIESMRRFVNAVVQAFGDEYLRSPNEEDTARLLAINSRRGFPGMLGSVDCMHWRWKNCPTAWAGSYTGHVNAPTIILEAVASQDLWIWHAFFGMPGSLNDINVLHRSHLLDDLAAGQAPKVNYTINGQDYTMGYYLADGIYPEWATFVKPIPAPVGRKRQHFVVQQAAARKDVERAFGVLQSRFPIVRGATRLWDEETLSTIMTACIIMHNMIIEDECEDGDVDYVYEGAGEDVQASHDVTPPLMVLSQRYNAIRCKQAHVNLREDLVEHIWQLHGGDV; the protein is encoded by the coding sequence ATGCTAGCATACGATGCGCCGGCTGATTCTCTCGATGAGTGCCTTCGTCTTGGTGAGAGCACCATCATTGAGAGTATGCGTCGTTTCGTCAATGCTGTTGTGCAGGCATTCGGCGATGAGTACCTTCGTTCTCCTAATGAGGAGGACACTGCGAGGTTGCTCGCCATCAACTCGCGCAGAGGCTTCCCCGGTATGTTAGGAAGCGTTGATTGtatgcattggaggtggaagaactgccCTACGGCGTGGGCGGGGTCTTACACGGGGCATGTTAACGCTCCAACTATCATTCTTGAGGCGGTCGCGTCGCAGGACCTGTGGATCTGGCATGCATTTTTTGGCATGCCTGGTTCGCTAAACGACATCAATGTCCTCCACCGATCACATCTCCTCGACGACTTAGCCGCCGGACAGGCACCGAAGGTTAATTACACAATCAATGGTCAGGACTACACAATGGGTTACTACCTTGCTGACGGAATTTACCCGGAATGGGCCACGTTTGTGAAGCCCATTCCGGCTCCTGTCGGCCGCAAGCGGCAACACTTTGTCGTGCAACAAGCGGCAGCCCGCAAGGACGTGGAGCGCGCCTTTGGAGTACTCCAGTCGCGGTTTCCTATTGTTCGCGGGGCAACACGGTTGTGGGACGAGGAAACCTTGTCCACCATCATGACCGCATGCAtaatcatgcacaacatgattaTTGAAGACGAGTGCGAAGACGGCGATGTGGACTACGTGTACGAGGGAGCAGGTGAAGACGTGCAGGCTTCTCACGACGTGACGCCACCATTGATGGTCTTGAGCCAACGGTACAATGCAATTCGATGCAAGCAGGCACATGTTAATCTCCGGGAAGACCTTGTCGAACACATTTGGCAGTTACACGGAGGCGACGTGTAG
- the LOC133885449 gene encoding uncharacterized protein LOC133885449 translates to MAEERSNGVEDFWLPEEFLDDDFFSEEEKAAVAARSESDEEDCLTGLSRRLAGLVGDDDARTPLSKAEVTVGSPQSTLCGLPKSGQESPNGGASKGTSPPSSPLEQQPADPWELLYEAAGQVARMRAVADSIPLPGNPYGGFVPPAMKQSPPPPVAVAAPAAKVPAGRYYHPFAHLVTQRQMQAAQFHLLKQQQLLKLQRERQLAAAAAWSARQSAVAKAGGSAAEPLGLNRSAWPPLQKPQQRHAPAPAAAGMRAVFLSPPGAKSERTGTGVFLPRPAGAPAEPRKKPGCSTVLVPARVVQALNLNLEDLGAQPCYPGGFVLDHDALISRSNAMLASQKRRAAAAAVPAQALCHGS, encoded by the exons ATGGCGGAGGAACGGTCGAATGGCGTCGAAGATTTCTGGCTGCCGGAAGAGTTTCTTGACGACGACTTCTTCtccgaggaggagaaggcggcggtGGCCGCTAGGAGCGAGAGTGACGAGGAAGACTGCTTGACGGGCCTGTCGCGCCGCCTTGCGGGGCTCGTCGGCGACGATGACGCCCGCACGCCCCTGTCCAAG GCGGAGGTGACTGTGGGGTCGCCGCAGTCGACGCTGTGCGGCCTGCCGAAGTCAGGGCAGGAGAGCCCCAACGGCGGGGCGTCCAAGGGTACCTCGCCGCCTTCGTCGCCGTTGGAGCAGCAGCCGGCCGACCCGTGGGAGCTACTCTACGAGGCAGCCGGCCAGGTGGCGCGCATGCGAGCGGTGGCCGACAGCATCCCGTTGCCTGGTAACCCGTATGGTGGCTTCGTGCCGCCAGCGATGAAGCagtccccgccgccgcctgtgGCGGTTGCCGCGCCGGCTGCCAAGGTCCCTGCTGGCCGGTACTACCACCCGTTCGCCCACCTGGTCACGCAGCGCCAGATGCAGGCCGCTCAG TTTCATCTCCTCAAACAACAACAGCTGCTCAAGCTGCAGAGAGAGCGTCAactggccgcggccgcggcgtggAGCGCGCGCCAGAGTGCCGTGGCCAAAGCCGGCGGGTCCGCCGCTGAACCGCTTGGGCTGAACCGATCGGCGTGGCCGCCACTACAGAAGCCCCAACAGCGCCACGCGCCGGCTCCCGCTGCAGCCGGCATGCGCGCGGTGTTCCTATCCCCGCCCGGCGCCAAGAGCGAGCGCACTGGGACCGGCGTTTTCCTGCCCCGCCCGGCTGGCGCCCCAGCGGAGCCAAGGAAAAAGCCAG GCTGCTCGACGGTGCTTGTCCCAGCCCGCGTCGTGCAAGCCTTGAATCTGAACCTGGAGGACCTCGGCGCCCAGCCTTGCTACCCCGGCGGCTTCGTTCTTGATCACG ATGCCTTGATTAGCCGGAGCAACGCCATGCTGGCGAGCCAGAAGCGGcgtgctgccgctgccgccgttcCTGCGCAGGCACTCTGCCATGGTTCTTAA